In a single window of the Streptomyces sp. NBC_00094 genome:
- a CDS encoding SDR family oxidoreductase — MSSEIPMRVAVVGATGFQGGAVARLLAERHHRVRALTRRPEADRPPLPGASFLPGDLGRPADVRRLFEGTTHAFVTMPLVYDPERVEAYARNIAGAALEAGTVRLVYNANTRIPHGPTEFAAFETRRLAERVLRDSGVPLVVIRPPVYLDNLFSPWNGPALVDEGVLAYPLPESARTAWISHRGLAEAALSALTEEGLDGRTFDIGGAAALTGGELAEAFGRGLGRAVRYQELDPVDFEHGLATLLGPEAAAGVAGVYHYMASDADPLLMAGDDGVSSEVLALEPAPVEEWVARQPWQVWSTDAEEPDTAPRR, encoded by the coding sequence ATGTCCAGTGAGATTCCGATGCGGGTGGCGGTCGTGGGCGCGACCGGATTCCAAGGTGGCGCGGTGGCCCGTCTGCTGGCGGAGCGGCACCACCGGGTCCGGGCGCTGACGCGGCGCCCCGAGGCCGACCGGCCTCCGCTGCCCGGCGCCTCCTTCCTCCCGGGTGACCTGGGGCGGCCTGCCGACGTGCGGCGCCTCTTCGAGGGAACGACCCACGCGTTCGTCACGATGCCGCTGGTGTACGACCCCGAGCGGGTGGAGGCGTACGCGCGGAACATCGCGGGGGCGGCGCTGGAGGCGGGCACGGTACGGCTGGTCTACAACGCCAACACCCGGATCCCGCACGGCCCGACGGAGTTCGCCGCGTTCGAGACGCGGCGCCTCGCGGAGCGGGTGCTGCGGGACAGCGGGGTGCCACTGGTGGTGATCAGGCCGCCGGTCTACCTCGACAACCTCTTCTCCCCGTGGAACGGTCCCGCCCTCGTCGACGAGGGCGTGCTCGCCTATCCGCTGCCGGAGTCCGCGCGGACGGCGTGGATCTCGCACCGGGGCCTGGCGGAGGCGGCGCTCTCGGCGCTGACCGAGGAGGGTCTCGACGGGCGCACCTTCGACATCGGCGGCGCGGCGGCGCTGACCGGCGGGGAACTGGCGGAGGCCTTCGGCCGGGGCCTCGGCCGGGCGGTGCGGTACCAGGAGCTGGATCCGGTCGACTTCGAGCACGGGCTCGCCACGCTCCTCGGCCCGGAGGCGGCGGCCGGGGTGGCGGGTGTCTACCACTACATGGCGAGCGACGCGGACCCGCTGCTCATGGCGGGCGACGACGGAGTGTCGTCGGAGGTCCTCGCGCTCGAACCGGCCCCGGTGGAGGAGTGGGTGGCCCGTCAGCCCTGGCAGGTCTGGTCGACGGACGCGGAGGAACCGGACACCGCGCCGCGCCGCTGA
- a CDS encoding AraC family transcriptional regulator — translation METVGTDRHDQRDRHDRTAEREDLLSELLKPLRLTGVFDSRWHVRAPWAIEGDAERSCAVLHYVVEGDCWITTDGESSVELHAGDLVVFPTGTAHRLSDRPERRGVPLKAVLPERQPGTSGEIVIDGTGPEARLLCAGLHYDASAATGLYTSLPWALVLDGAQVEREPLLRDTLRLLAAPDRPVGPGDRLITLRAFEMALVLALRPLLRELADNPTSLPLLRHPGISRAVVMMATRFAEPWTIDSLAREVGMSRSAFTAAFRDLVGESPARYLAARRMQEAVRLLSETSLPQSALPARVGYQSAVGFHLAFRKWFGVTPGEYRAGAVTAA, via the coding sequence ATGGAAACCGTGGGAACCGACCGTCACGACCAGCGCGACCGGCACGACCGGACCGCCGAGCGCGAGGACCTGCTGAGCGAACTGCTGAAACCCCTCCGGCTCACCGGAGTCTTCGACAGCCGCTGGCACGTCCGCGCCCCCTGGGCCATCGAGGGCGACGCCGAGCGCAGCTGCGCCGTCCTCCACTACGTCGTCGAGGGCGACTGCTGGATCACCACCGACGGGGAGTCCTCCGTCGAACTCCACGCCGGAGACCTCGTCGTCTTCCCGACCGGCACCGCGCACCGCCTCTCCGACCGGCCCGAGCGCCGGGGCGTCCCCCTCAAGGCCGTCCTGCCCGAACGGCAGCCCGGCACCTCCGGCGAGATCGTCATCGACGGCACGGGACCCGAGGCCCGGCTCCTCTGCGCCGGACTCCACTACGACGCCAGCGCCGCCACCGGCCTCTACACCTCACTGCCCTGGGCCCTCGTCCTCGACGGCGCCCAGGTCGAGCGCGAACCGCTGCTCCGCGACACCCTCCGGCTGCTCGCCGCACCCGACCGGCCCGTCGGCCCCGGCGACCGGCTCATCACCCTGCGCGCCTTCGAGATGGCCCTCGTCCTCGCGCTCCGCCCGCTCCTGCGCGAACTCGCCGACAACCCGACCTCGCTGCCCCTCCTGCGGCACCCCGGCATCAGCCGCGCGGTCGTCATGATGGCGACGCGGTTCGCCGAGCCCTGGACGATCGACTCCCTCGCCCGGGAGGTCGGCATGTCCCGCTCCGCGTTCACCGCCGCCTTCCGCGACCTGGTCGGCGAGTCCCCGGCCCGCTACCTCGCCGCCCGCCGCATGCAGGAGGCCGTACGGCTCCTCTCCGAGACCTCGCTCCCGCAGTCGGCCCTGCCCGCCAG